In Babesia microti strain RI chromosome IV, complete genome, the sequence GACCATTTGTCACGTTACCTGAATAAATTGTCACTTACCATTGTTATAATTGCTGTGCTTGCGTCTAGATCTGGTGGCATTTGATTTGGGATTGTGGGTAAAGTGGGAAGATTGGTTCGCCATTTCCGTAGTTTTTTGGATAACCCGCTGGGCGCATTTGAGATTGTACTGGATAAAAGGTGTGAAATGGTCAAGCCTATCATCCCTGTGTAGATTGGTCTCAATAGGACGATTTGGGCAGTTTTTGGCAACAAAATCCTTCAATACGCTGTCATTATCGATAAATTCCTTTGTAATTTCAAACTGTCTCATGTCAAGTCGTTTAATGGTCGATTTGGGCAGATCCTTCTTAAGATAATTGATAAGCTTCATTTGAGGTGTGTCATCTAGGTCTACTTTGCCCACACCTCCATCCAAATTCCCGGTAAATATGGAAAAAAGTTCATTACTTTGGCAGTTATATTTCTTATGCCAAAGTCTCGAGAGGTAGAAGTTGGTCAGCCCTTCTACGACAGACTGACAGGGCCGGCCGTTGATGAGAATTGGCGATTCAGAAAGGAGAATCTGTGCAATTTTCATAGAAAATTGCACAGGCAAATCCAACTTAAACCCTGCATCAACCAGTGATTGCCCATCGTCATCCGCATTTACATATCTATTCTCATATTCTTGCACTGCAGCTTGCATCAAAAAGATACCATTCACAAACTCATTCACATCTTTTACATTCTCTACGTATTCGATCCAAATCTATTTCATGCTGAAACCAACCTTGCTTGCACATTTAGATAAGTTGTGCGAAGGGTCAGTCATCACTACAATGTATATTCACTGACACATGAATGAAAATTGAATGGGtagaaaaaaaaatcaatcccCCCAAATGCATCAATACACataactatataaacaaCAAAACATGCAACCTTCATGATAGATAATctataacaatttgtgTCATAGATCCTTTGGCTCGTGAACTGTTTTAATCACATTTGTTCAACACTTACCACCAATTGCAATATTATACATCCAGTATATTTGTTGTGTTGAAAGTTAAATGTTTTGTCTGgaaaaaatacattacaCATTATAGTGGATCTAAATGATCCCACTGgttatatatcaattccTACTCAACATCTAGTATTGTGTATACATGGACCGTGTCACTTCATAACTACttgtatgtatatttgcGCCATACGTAgcattatacaattatatgcCGTTCGGCTAGTTAATATTAGTACAGTACACTATAATATGTAACAAGGTTAAACTAATATTTTCTTAATCTCCAAACTTATCCTCTATATCATGAGAATCACAATGCATTTTAGTCCCGTAAAACACATATAGAGACAATCCTATAATACCTGCTCCTGcaataaaattgccaatgaGTGTGGGCAAGAGATTCCTTATGTAAGCGCCGTACAAAGTTATACCGGAATTGTTCATGAGTCCAGAATTTACAATGTAAGAATTTGCTACTATATGCTCAAATCCTGCAACAGCAAATGTGGTAATTAGTAAAATCTGTGTCAAAACTGCGTTGCCACTGAAACCCATAACGTATCCTATCCAAACTGATAAACACACGTATATGTTGCAACCAATAGCTGATACAATGCATTCCAGGAATCCATGAGATACTTTATATATAACCAGCTCAGATAACCATCTGGCAGCTGCAGAATTGTTTTCAGacttaaaataaaaattgccaGATAAATAAGTGAGGATGAAGCAAGAGATTACTGCGCCGAGATAGTTACCTAATAAGGATATACCTAAGTATCCTATATATTTGGGGAATGAGATACGTTTAGAAAGGACTAGACCGGTAAACGATGCTGTGTTACTGGTGAAGAGATCAGTTCCAGTATATACTATCAAAAGTAGTGCTCctgaaaaaataattccGAAGgccaatttacaatttccaCATGAAGATAGGCCTGCTTCTGGGTTATAGTAACTAGAGGCCAATAAACCTGCTGCATGTGCTCCCAATCCCGCAAACCAACCACCCATCAAACACtttaaaatatacacatatattGGTAATTCAAACTTGTTATATGTTGAATCCAAGAACATATTATAGGATTTCTTTAAATCCATAGATTTTTCATCCATTCTTAGCAAACAGataattatctattttTGACTAATTGAGACGCGCCCTACTTATTACAATGCATCTATAAAATATGCCTACAGACATTGCAAAAGGATCGTCTAAGTTTTCtcaatataaaaatcattattcTTCACTTTCTTCTCTGTTTCATTCCCACGATAATACATCTCCATTAACTCCTTCTGACCATTCCTTATTGCAGCTTCTAGATAAACTCGATAAAAAAGATTCAAAAACCAGACTAAAAAGTGCAAAATCAATAACATTACTTCTTAagaaacaaaaattaacgGATTATAGAGTTGAAAAGTTTGTGTTTGTGTTTGGCAAATTAGCATTAGTAGATCCAGATCCATTAGTTCGGATTGCCCTGGCTGAGACCTTGGAACAGTATTTTGTTTGcgcaaaaaaatcattccAACCACTTTTAAAACCCTATTACTACCTAATTAAATCGTGTACCTATGATGACATAGAAAAGGTTGCCAATTCATACATCAAGGCAATATCTGCACTGGGCAATGATAAAGTTTTGAGCAACATCTACAATTATGTGAAGGATGATTTACCAACtcatataaaaatttttctTGGTAAACCATATGCAGATTGTATAAAGAAGTGGAAGAAGGCATTTGATATACCACATGACCAGTTGGAAAAATGCTATTCCAGATTAATAACAGCAACGctcaaatttattgcacTAGATACACTTTTAAATGACTATCAAACCCTTTGGGCTGAAATTCGTGATTTGGTTTGGGATTTTCTGGGATTTTCACTCTTTCAAAACACGAATCCATACAACATTAGAATAGCAGCGTCAATGCTAATTGACAAAGCAATAAAAGCGAATATTGACATATTACCAACAAATATCAAACTGTTTTCTAAGtcattacatatattttataatacagAAAACGAAGTTATAGCCGAATATTCCGTTAAATTGTTCGGCAGTTTAATTGGCATTAAGCAAATTAACGATCAACtggatattaaaaaaacGATAAAACGCATATTGATAGACAGTGCTGCAAACGCCACTTCAGATGGTAGATTTAggaataaaaaattttgtgtgAATCTTTCcgaaataattatcactgATGGCGATTATTTCCGAGAATTGGTGCCACAATACATCGCTCAAATGCAGGATCCAGAGTCTATAACGCAACTAATTGGTCATTTTGGCGCCATCGAAGAGATTGTTACATTGCTGA encodes:
- a CDS encoding Formate/nitrite transporter (overlaps_old_locusTagID:BBM_III07280); amino-acid sequence: MDEKSMDLKKSYNMFLDSTYNKFELPIYVYILKCLMGGWFAGLGAHAAGLLASSYYNPEAGLSSCGNCKLAFGIIFSGALLLIVYTGTDLFTSNTASFTGLVLSKRISFPKYIGYLGISLLGNYLGAVISCFILTYLSGNFYFKSENNSAAARWLSELVIYKVSHGFLECIVSAIGCNIYVCLSVWIGYVMGFSGNAVLTQILLITTFAVAGFEHIVANSYIVNSGLMNNSGITLYGAYIRNLLPTLIGNFIAGAGIIGLSLYVFYGTKMHCDSHDIEDKFGD